From Coturnix japonica isolate 7356 chromosome 3, Coturnix japonica 2.1, whole genome shotgun sequence, the proteins below share one genomic window:
- the LOC107312120 gene encoding elongin-A-like isoform X3, which yields MAEGRAAVRSRVRALKSRLGRAEEPAEILKALELLQDLDVSLDILTETGIGKTVNSFRKHATAGNVAKSLVKKWKKLVPPENKSGHRERKQNTGKDEMKSSVSKEVKRKEVKPSEKSRTSVLASQSSNSSSISGKSNKKRNCVDKKHQSGVSESQKGCDNGKRHASGSKHTSQETSPQAKERDCKEKASKDNKRAPEKQCSCIAGKDSFHKKEKPKDASKQRDPEIETKLKEKLAVKREAELPGDEEFEPPTMSFESYLNYDQVTKKRKRKAGSTGKCPEKRSEQKSSSSPQKASMVSCANEGGEKVQNSEDDQSETPSKKAKVASLQDLLNTPLPKFLPDILISSPPYAADFKEPVVEPPQQVSEIVQFTGRRLNSKMQVYSGSKLVCHSKMLTLYELCIRVLQNNIDLLHEVGGVPFEILEPVLARCTPEQLLQVEECNPRFTEESDHLWKQHCQRDFKNESLLEYECWREMYLRLFNEREEKLKMLTKNIRSAQSEKPKGRQVKMADVTSAAKPPRNVRRQQGIHGTAGSATQLHLTDKWKLVEPAGEEMLLAEACRSWSMSCLGSNRGASCCLPLGEGSSLFCRRQESC from the exons ATGGCGGAGGGCCGGGCTGCGGTGCGGAGCCGCGTACGGGCACTGAAGTCGCGTCTGGGCCGCGCGGAGGAGCCCGCCGAG ATTCTAAAAGCACTTGAGCTACTGCAGGATTTGGATGTATCACTGGATATTCTAACG GAAACTGGCATAGGCAAAACAGTGAACAGCTTTAGGAAACACGCCACTGCTGGAAATGTAGCTAAATCCCTggtaaagaaatggaagaagctCGTTcctccagaaaacaaaag TggtcacagagaaagaaaacaaaataccgGCAAAGATGAGATGAAATCTTCAGTTTCCAAGGAAGTAAAGCGCAAGGAAGTAAAGCCTTCAGAGAAGTCCAGAACATCTGTACTGGCCTCCCAAAGTTCCAATAGCTCGTCCATATCTGGAAAGTCAAACAAGAAGCGTAACTGTGTTGATAAAAAGCACCAAAGTGGAGTCTCTGAGTCTCAAAAAGGCTGTGATAACGGAAAACGTCATGCCAGTGGTTCGAAACATACTTCCCAGGAGACAAGTCCTCAAGCTAAAGAAAGAGATTGTAAAGAGAAAGCCTCCAAGGACAACAAGAGAGCTCCAGAAAAGCAGTGTTCTTGCATAGCTGGTAAAGACTCCTTCCACAAGAAGGAGAAGCCTAAGGATGCTTCCAAACAGAGAGATCCTGAGATTgagacaaaactgaaagaaaagcttgctGTGAAAAGGGAAGCTGAACTACCTGGTGATGAAGAATTTGAACCTCCTACTATGTCTTTTGAATCGTACCTGAATTATGATCAGGttacaaaaaagagaaagaggaaagctggTTCTACAGGTAAATGTCCAGAGAAGCGCAGTGAGCAGAAGAGTAGCTCATCACCACAGAAGGCTTCAATGGTTTCTTGTGCAAatgagggaggagaaaaagtaCAAAACTCTGAAGATGATCAGTCAGAAACTCCCAGCAAAAAG GCTAAGGTGGCATCCCTCCAAGATCTTCTTAATACTCCACTGCCTAAATTTCTGCCAGACATCTTAATTTCCTCTCCCCCATATGCTGCTGACTTTAAAG AGCCTGTTGTGGAACCACCCCAGCAAGTCAGTGAGATAGTTCAGTTCACGGGACGGAGGCTGAACTCCAAGATGCAAGTCTACTCTGGCTCTAAACTGGTCTGTCATTCAAAGATGCTTACACTGTATGAGCTGTGCATCCGTGTGCTTCAGAATAACATTGATT TGCTGCATGAAGTAGGAGGTGTTCCCTTTGAGATCCTTGAGCCTGTGCTAGCACGTTGCACACCAGAGCAGTTGTTGCAAGTAGAGGAATGTAATCCG AGGTTTACAGAAGAGTCTGATCACTTGTGGAAGCAACACTGCCAGAgggattttaaaaatgagagcCTCCTGGAATATGAGTGCTGGCGGGAAATGTACTTGAGACTCTTcaatgagagagaagaaaaactgaagatgctTACAAAAAACATTCGTTCAGCTCAGTCTGAGAAGCCAAAAG GCCGGCAAGTAAAAATGGCTGATGTGACCAGTGCAGCAAAACCACCCAGGAACGTTCGCCGACAACAGGGAATCCATGGAACTGCCGGATCTGCCACACAACTTCACCTCACGGATAAGTGGAA GTTGGTGGAGCCTGCAGGAGAGGAGATGCTGCTTGCTGAAGCCTGCAGAAGCTGGAGTATGAGCTGTTTGGGCAGCAACAGAGGAGcaagctgctgcctgcctctgGGAGAAGGAAGCAGTCTCTTCTGCAGAAGGCAAGAAAGCTGCTGA
- the LOC107312120 gene encoding elongin-A-like isoform X2: protein MAEGRAAVRSRVRALKSRLGRAEEPAEILKALELLQDLDVSLDILTETGIGKTVNSFRKHATAGNVAKSLVKKWKKLVPPENKSGHRERKQNTGKDEMKSSVSKEVKRKEVKPSEKSRTSVLASQSSNSSSISGKSNKKRNCVDKKHQSGVSESQKGCDNGKRHASGSKHTSQETSPQAKERDCKEKASKDNKRAPEKQCSCIAGKDSFHKKEKPKDASKQRDPEIETKLKEKLAVKREAELPGDEEFEPPTMSFESYLNYDQVTKKRKRKAGSTGKCPEKRSEQKSSSSPQKASMVSCANEGGEKVQNSEDDQSETPSKKAKVASLQDLLNTPLPKFLPDILISSPPYAADFKEPVVEPPQQVSEIVQFTGRRLNSKMQVYSGSKLVCHSKMLTLYELCIRVLQNNIDLLHEVGGVPFEILEPVLARCTPEQLLQVEECNPRFTEESDHLWKQHCQRDFKNESLLEYECWREMYLRLFNEREEKLKMLTKNIRSAQSEKPKGRQVKMADVTSAAKPPRNVRRQQGIHGTAGSATQLHLTDKWKKRPSESRDGNNNSSNSNSTSNSGSSGSNGMTQDGKKPIKSWWSLQERRCCLLKPAEAGV, encoded by the exons ATGGCGGAGGGCCGGGCTGCGGTGCGGAGCCGCGTACGGGCACTGAAGTCGCGTCTGGGCCGCGCGGAGGAGCCCGCCGAG ATTCTAAAAGCACTTGAGCTACTGCAGGATTTGGATGTATCACTGGATATTCTAACG GAAACTGGCATAGGCAAAACAGTGAACAGCTTTAGGAAACACGCCACTGCTGGAAATGTAGCTAAATCCCTggtaaagaaatggaagaagctCGTTcctccagaaaacaaaag TggtcacagagaaagaaaacaaaataccgGCAAAGATGAGATGAAATCTTCAGTTTCCAAGGAAGTAAAGCGCAAGGAAGTAAAGCCTTCAGAGAAGTCCAGAACATCTGTACTGGCCTCCCAAAGTTCCAATAGCTCGTCCATATCTGGAAAGTCAAACAAGAAGCGTAACTGTGTTGATAAAAAGCACCAAAGTGGAGTCTCTGAGTCTCAAAAAGGCTGTGATAACGGAAAACGTCATGCCAGTGGTTCGAAACATACTTCCCAGGAGACAAGTCCTCAAGCTAAAGAAAGAGATTGTAAAGAGAAAGCCTCCAAGGACAACAAGAGAGCTCCAGAAAAGCAGTGTTCTTGCATAGCTGGTAAAGACTCCTTCCACAAGAAGGAGAAGCCTAAGGATGCTTCCAAACAGAGAGATCCTGAGATTgagacaaaactgaaagaaaagcttgctGTGAAAAGGGAAGCTGAACTACCTGGTGATGAAGAATTTGAACCTCCTACTATGTCTTTTGAATCGTACCTGAATTATGATCAGGttacaaaaaagagaaagaggaaagctggTTCTACAGGTAAATGTCCAGAGAAGCGCAGTGAGCAGAAGAGTAGCTCATCACCACAGAAGGCTTCAATGGTTTCTTGTGCAAatgagggaggagaaaaagtaCAAAACTCTGAAGATGATCAGTCAGAAACTCCCAGCAAAAAG GCTAAGGTGGCATCCCTCCAAGATCTTCTTAATACTCCACTGCCTAAATTTCTGCCAGACATCTTAATTTCCTCTCCCCCATATGCTGCTGACTTTAAAG AGCCTGTTGTGGAACCACCCCAGCAAGTCAGTGAGATAGTTCAGTTCACGGGACGGAGGCTGAACTCCAAGATGCAAGTCTACTCTGGCTCTAAACTGGTCTGTCATTCAAAGATGCTTACACTGTATGAGCTGTGCATCCGTGTGCTTCAGAATAACATTGATT TGCTGCATGAAGTAGGAGGTGTTCCCTTTGAGATCCTTGAGCCTGTGCTAGCACGTTGCACACCAGAGCAGTTGTTGCAAGTAGAGGAATGTAATCCG AGGTTTACAGAAGAGTCTGATCACTTGTGGAAGCAACACTGCCAGAgggattttaaaaatgagagcCTCCTGGAATATGAGTGCTGGCGGGAAATGTACTTGAGACTCTTcaatgagagagaagaaaaactgaagatgctTACAAAAAACATTCGTTCAGCTCAGTCTGAGAAGCCAAAAG GCCGGCAAGTAAAAATGGCTGATGTGACCAGTGCAGCAAAACCACCCAGGAACGTTCGCCGACAACAGGGAATCCATGGAACTGCCGGATCTGCCACACAACTTCACCTCACGGATAAGTGGAA aaaaaggccttcggaaagcagagatggaaacaaTAACTCATCAAATTCAAATTCTACTAGCAACAGTGGGAGCTCTGGCTCAAATGGAATGACTCAAGATGGAAAGAAGCCTATTAAAA GTTGGTGGAGCCTGCAGGAGAGGAGATGCTGCTTGCTGAAGCCTGCAGAAGCTGGAGTATGA
- the LOC107312120 gene encoding elongin-A-like isoform X1: MAEGRAAVRSRVRALKSRLGRAEEPAEILKALELLQDLDVSLDILTETGIGKTVNSFRKHATAGNVAKSLVKKWKKLVPPENKSGHRERKQNTGKDEMKSSVSKEVKRKEVKPSEKSRTSVLASQSSNSSSISGKSNKKRNCVDKKHQSGVSESQKGCDNGKRHASGSKHTSQETSPQAKERDCKEKASKDNKRAPEKQCSCIAGKDSFHKKEKPKDASKQRDPEIETKLKEKLAVKREAELPGDEEFEPPTMSFESYLNYDQVTKKRKRKAGSTGKCPEKRSEQKSSSSPQKASMVSCANEGGEKVQNSEDDQSETPSKKAKVASLQDLLNTPLPKFLPDILISSPPYAADFKEPVVEPPQQVSEIVQFTGRRLNSKMQVYSGSKLVCHSKMLTLYELCIRVLQNNIDLLHEVGGVPFEILEPVLARCTPEQLLQVEECNPRFTEESDHLWKQHCQRDFKNESLLEYECWREMYLRLFNEREEKLKMLTKNIRSAQSEKPKGRQVKMADVTSAAKPPRNVRRQQGIHGTAGSATQLHLTDKWKKRPSESRDGNNNSSNSNSTSNSGSSGSNGMTQDGKKPIKKIAPIMKKTLKALKCKAARR, translated from the exons ATGGCGGAGGGCCGGGCTGCGGTGCGGAGCCGCGTACGGGCACTGAAGTCGCGTCTGGGCCGCGCGGAGGAGCCCGCCGAG ATTCTAAAAGCACTTGAGCTACTGCAGGATTTGGATGTATCACTGGATATTCTAACG GAAACTGGCATAGGCAAAACAGTGAACAGCTTTAGGAAACACGCCACTGCTGGAAATGTAGCTAAATCCCTggtaaagaaatggaagaagctCGTTcctccagaaaacaaaag TggtcacagagaaagaaaacaaaataccgGCAAAGATGAGATGAAATCTTCAGTTTCCAAGGAAGTAAAGCGCAAGGAAGTAAAGCCTTCAGAGAAGTCCAGAACATCTGTACTGGCCTCCCAAAGTTCCAATAGCTCGTCCATATCTGGAAAGTCAAACAAGAAGCGTAACTGTGTTGATAAAAAGCACCAAAGTGGAGTCTCTGAGTCTCAAAAAGGCTGTGATAACGGAAAACGTCATGCCAGTGGTTCGAAACATACTTCCCAGGAGACAAGTCCTCAAGCTAAAGAAAGAGATTGTAAAGAGAAAGCCTCCAAGGACAACAAGAGAGCTCCAGAAAAGCAGTGTTCTTGCATAGCTGGTAAAGACTCCTTCCACAAGAAGGAGAAGCCTAAGGATGCTTCCAAACAGAGAGATCCTGAGATTgagacaaaactgaaagaaaagcttgctGTGAAAAGGGAAGCTGAACTACCTGGTGATGAAGAATTTGAACCTCCTACTATGTCTTTTGAATCGTACCTGAATTATGATCAGGttacaaaaaagagaaagaggaaagctggTTCTACAGGTAAATGTCCAGAGAAGCGCAGTGAGCAGAAGAGTAGCTCATCACCACAGAAGGCTTCAATGGTTTCTTGTGCAAatgagggaggagaaaaagtaCAAAACTCTGAAGATGATCAGTCAGAAACTCCCAGCAAAAAG GCTAAGGTGGCATCCCTCCAAGATCTTCTTAATACTCCACTGCCTAAATTTCTGCCAGACATCTTAATTTCCTCTCCCCCATATGCTGCTGACTTTAAAG AGCCTGTTGTGGAACCACCCCAGCAAGTCAGTGAGATAGTTCAGTTCACGGGACGGAGGCTGAACTCCAAGATGCAAGTCTACTCTGGCTCTAAACTGGTCTGTCATTCAAAGATGCTTACACTGTATGAGCTGTGCATCCGTGTGCTTCAGAATAACATTGATT TGCTGCATGAAGTAGGAGGTGTTCCCTTTGAGATCCTTGAGCCTGTGCTAGCACGTTGCACACCAGAGCAGTTGTTGCAAGTAGAGGAATGTAATCCG AGGTTTACAGAAGAGTCTGATCACTTGTGGAAGCAACACTGCCAGAgggattttaaaaatgagagcCTCCTGGAATATGAGTGCTGGCGGGAAATGTACTTGAGACTCTTcaatgagagagaagaaaaactgaagatgctTACAAAAAACATTCGTTCAGCTCAGTCTGAGAAGCCAAAAG GCCGGCAAGTAAAAATGGCTGATGTGACCAGTGCAGCAAAACCACCCAGGAACGTTCGCCGACAACAGGGAATCCATGGAACTGCCGGATCTGCCACACAACTTCACCTCACGGATAAGTGGAA aaaaaggccttcggaaagcagagatggaaacaaTAACTCATCAAATTCAAATTCTACTAGCAACAGTGGGAGCTCTGGCTCAAATGGAATGACTCAAGATGGAAAGAAGCCTATTAAAA AAATCGCACCAATCatgaagaaaactttaaaagcatTGAAGTGTAAAGCAGCACGGCGATAA